The proteins below are encoded in one region of Segatella copri:
- a CDS encoding esterase-like activity of phytase family protein, which produces MLRCNILSIFLASSLLAGAQEWKVVRENPQKAFPKTVTAGNYSGIAHLHDDIYAVVSDKSDSALYFNFRIQVNPKTGELEQVENLGFTERTDGTLNDGKPWLGQEKGFDHEAIVKVSDSTLVIASEGYCRLKEYPVLPTSANAPKISYQQTLWESRWPSSDFYPNYNFESLAFDSIRQYLWTIPESTLRKDGQPATPQNGLANQLRLMRFDWGKNSRYMTAYAYQMDQPSTHKKADIYVMGVSELCALPDGQLLVLEREAFIPKIKIGAFCKCKLYQINPLNSEEFALKEKFSSDTPFLKKRLLAEWKTGLSLSKRSFANYEGMCLGPKLEDGSQVVILLSDSQDQYAGVLKDWFKTIVIRKE; this is translated from the coding sequence ATGCTGCGTTGTAATATCCTGTCCATCTTCCTGGCATCCAGTCTATTGGCTGGGGCACAGGAATGGAAAGTAGTGAGAGAGAATCCTCAGAAAGCTTTTCCGAAAACCGTGACTGCGGGCAACTACAGTGGCATTGCTCATCTGCATGATGATATCTATGCGGTGGTAAGCGACAAGTCGGATAGTGCCCTGTACTTCAACTTCCGGATTCAGGTGAATCCCAAGACCGGTGAATTGGAACAGGTAGAGAACCTTGGCTTTACCGAGAGAACAGATGGAACTCTGAACGACGGCAAGCCTTGGTTAGGGCAGGAGAAAGGCTTTGACCACGAAGCCATCGTGAAGGTTTCTGATTCTACCTTGGTGATAGCTAGCGAAGGATATTGCCGTTTAAAGGAGTATCCTGTTCTGCCTACTTCGGCTAATGCTCCCAAGATTAGCTATCAGCAGACCCTTTGGGAGAGCAGATGGCCTTCTTCTGATTTTTATCCAAATTATAATTTTGAGTCTCTGGCTTTTGATTCCATCCGGCAGTATCTCTGGACGATACCAGAGAGCACGCTCCGCAAGGACGGGCAGCCTGCTACTCCTCAAAACGGGTTGGCCAACCAGCTTCGTTTGATGAGGTTTGATTGGGGAAAGAACTCTCGTTACATGACAGCCTATGCCTATCAGATGGATCAACCTTCTACCCATAAGAAAGCAGATATCTATGTGATGGGGGTGAGTGAGCTTTGCGCCTTGCCCGATGGACAGCTTCTGGTTCTGGAGCGTGAGGCCTTTATCCCGAAGATTAAGATTGGGGCTTTCTGCAAGTGTAAACTCTATCAGATTAATCCTTTGAATTCTGAGGAGTTTGCTTTGAAAGAGAAGTTTTCATCAGATACTCCTTTCTTGAAGAAGAGATTGCTCGCGGAATGGAAAACCGGCTTGTCACTTTCCAAGCGTTCCTTTGCCAATTACGAAGGTATGTGTCTGGGACCCAAGTTAGAAGATGGTTCCCAGGTTGTCATCCTGCTGTCTGATTCGCAGGATCAATATGCTGGAGTATTGAAAGACTGGTTCAAGACGATTGTCATCAGAAAGGAATAA
- the gldE gene encoding gliding motility-associated protein GldE — MLMQPSAGVIVAAVLAAILLGMSAFASGSEIAFFSLSPTDVAELEDEKTDADKKIQMLRDDSERTLATILITNNFVNVTIIMLLNYVFAGIVEFGPKAYWLQFLIITVILTFLLLLFGEIMPKVYARQDSLKFCRRCVGGILFARKLFWPLETILLKSGILAEKIIQKENHVLSVDDLEQALELTDKNDIKDEQSMLKGIIRFGDETAKEVMTSRQNIVDLDIRSTYPEVLKCIEENNYSRIPVYQDNTDNIRGVLYIKDLLPHLTKSSNFRWQSLIRPPYFVPETKKIDDLLREFQDNKVHIAIVVDEFGGTSGIVTLEDILEEIVGEINDEYDEEEKFYSKLNYNTFIFEGKTLLSDFCKILNVDDEEFEEVEGDADSLAGLLLEIKGDFPSMHEKIDYKNYTFEVMQIEERRISKIKVTVHPLKDNVEDSSK; from the coding sequence ATGCTGATGCAGCCTTCCGCCGGGGTTATTGTAGCTGCTGTACTTGCAGCTATATTGTTAGGCATGTCTGCTTTTGCCAGTGGTTCCGAAATTGCTTTTTTCAGTTTATCACCAACTGATGTTGCGGAACTTGAGGATGAAAAGACTGATGCCGATAAGAAAATACAGATGTTGCGTGATGATTCTGAACGTACGTTGGCTACCATTTTGATAACCAATAATTTTGTGAATGTCACAATCATCATGCTCCTTAATTATGTATTCGCAGGAATCGTAGAGTTTGGTCCTAAAGCTTATTGGCTTCAGTTCCTGATTATTACGGTTATTCTTACTTTCTTGCTTTTGCTTTTTGGTGAGATTATGCCGAAAGTGTATGCCCGCCAGGATTCTCTGAAGTTCTGTCGCCGGTGCGTAGGGGGAATTCTGTTTGCCAGAAAGCTGTTTTGGCCTTTAGAAACTATCTTGCTGAAAAGTGGAATTCTTGCAGAAAAGATTATACAGAAAGAAAATCATGTGCTAAGTGTTGATGACTTGGAACAGGCTCTTGAACTGACTGATAAGAATGATATCAAGGACGAGCAGAGCATGCTGAAGGGTATCATCCGCTTTGGCGATGAAACAGCCAAGGAGGTGATGACCAGCCGACAGAATATTGTTGACCTGGATATCCGCAGCACCTATCCAGAAGTGTTGAAATGCATTGAGGAAAATAACTACAGTCGTATTCCTGTTTATCAGGATAATACAGATAATATTCGTGGTGTACTGTATATCAAGGACTTATTGCCTCATCTTACGAAGTCTTCCAACTTCCGTTGGCAGAGCCTGATTCGTCCTCCTTACTTTGTTCCTGAAACCAAGAAGATAGATGATCTGCTTCGCGAGTTCCAGGACAACAAGGTTCATATCGCCATTGTGGTAGATGAGTTCGGAGGAACATCGGGTATTGTTACTCTCGAAGATATTCTGGAGGAAATTGTAGGTGAAATCAATGATGAATACGATGAGGAGGAGAAGTTCTACTCGAAATTAAATTACAACACCTTTATCTTTGAAGGTAAAACGCTTCTTTCTGATTTCTGCAAAATCCTGAATGTAGATGACGAAGAGTTCGAGGAGGTTGAGGGCGATGCTGATTCTCTGGCTGGTCTGCTCTTGGAAATTAAGGGCGATTTCCCAAGTATGCACGAGAAGATAGATTATAAGAACTATACTTTCGAGGTTATGCAGATAGAGGAGCGTCGCATCAGCAAGATTAAGGTGACGGTACATCCTTTGAAAGATAACGTGGAGGATTCTTCTAAGTAA
- a CDS encoding single-stranded DNA-binding protein, protein MNKVMLIGNVGKDPDIHYFEADQAVAQVSLATTEKGYTLPNGTQVPDHTDWHNLVFYRGLAKVVEKYVHKGDRLYVEGRIRYRSYDDKQGRRQYITEIYVDNMEMLSTRPATREQ, encoded by the coding sequence ATGAACAAGGTTATGCTAATTGGTAATGTAGGTAAAGATCCTGACATTCATTATTTCGAAGCAGATCAGGCAGTAGCTCAGGTCTCTCTCGCAACTACAGAGAAAGGATATACTTTGCCTAATGGTACCCAAGTGCCAGACCATACAGATTGGCACAATCTTGTTTTTTATCGTGGGCTTGCAAAGGTAGTAGAGAAGTATGTGCATAAGGGTGACCGCCTTTATGTGGAAGGAAGAATCCGCTACCGCTCCTATGATGACAAGCAGGGTAGAAGACAATATATTACAGAAATCTATGTAGATAATATGGAGATGTTGAGTACTCGCCCTGCTACTAGAGAACAATAA
- the glgP gene encoding alpha-glucan family phosphorylase, whose product MKIKADYANAPQWKETTIKSSLPKELKCLDEIAHNMWWAWNYEGRDLFKSLDADLYEKCNANPVLLLERLSYDCKEAIVKDKETMAKVKNVYKMFREYMDVKPNAKRPSVAYFCMEYGINQVVKIYSGGLGMLAGDYLKEASDSNVDMCAVGFLYRYGYFKQSLSMDGQQIANYDAQNFNSLPIERVYDENGNPLVVDVPYTNYQVHAYVWQMNVGRIKLYLLDTDNDMNSEFDRPITHSLYGGDWENRLKQEILLGIGGMLALKKMGIKKDIYHCNEGHAALCNLQRLCDYIEEDGLNFNQALELVRASSLYTVHTPVPAGHDYFDEALFGKYMGGYPQRLGISWDEFIGMGRENADDHNERFCLSTFACNTCQEVNGVSKLHGWVSQQMFANIWKGYFPEENHVGYVTNGVHFPTWTATEWRKLYDTYFDKNFMNDQSNEEIWHAIYNVSDAEIWNTRMALKKKLVAYIREKFTQTWLKNQGDPARVVSLLERINPNALMIGFCRRFATYKRAHLLFTDLERLSKIVNDPEHPVLFFFSGKAHPADGAGQGLIKKIFEISQRPEFLGKIIFLEDYDMTLARCLVSGVDIWMNTPTRPLEASGTSGEKAEMNGVVNLSVLDGWWVEGYREGAGWALPEKRTYQNQGYQDQLDAATIYNLLENDIIPMYYNKNKEGFSKEWIQVVKNSIATIAPHYTMKRQLDDYYDKFYNKEAARFKKLSANDNALAKEIALWKESVAERWDGIHVVSKDDCMLMAAETGQKIKVQYVIDEQGLNDAVGLELVVLKEQPEDGKQIYAVYPFKMVGHEGNNFTFEAEIEPINAGSFKTGVRMYPKNDKLPHRQDFCYVKWLN is encoded by the coding sequence ATGAAAATTAAGGCAGACTATGCTAATGCTCCTCAATGGAAGGAGACAACCATTAAATCAAGCCTTCCTAAGGAGTTAAAGTGCTTGGATGAGATTGCTCACAATATGTGGTGGGCATGGAATTATGAAGGTCGTGACTTGTTCAAGAGCCTCGATGCTGATTTGTACGAGAAGTGCAATGCTAACCCTGTATTGCTCTTGGAGCGTTTGAGCTACGACTGCAAGGAGGCTATTGTTAAGGACAAGGAGACAATGGCTAAGGTTAAGAACGTCTATAAGATGTTCCGCGAGTACATGGATGTGAAACCTAATGCTAAGCGCCCATCTGTAGCTTACTTCTGCATGGAGTATGGTATTAACCAGGTGGTTAAAATCTACTCTGGTGGTCTTGGTATGCTTGCTGGTGACTACTTGAAGGAGGCTTCTGACAGCAACGTGGATATGTGTGCTGTTGGTTTCCTCTACAGATATGGTTATTTCAAGCAGTCTTTGAGTATGGATGGTCAGCAGATTGCTAACTATGATGCTCAGAACTTCAACTCTCTCCCTATCGAGCGAGTATATGATGAGAATGGTAACCCATTGGTAGTTGATGTACCTTACACAAACTATCAGGTACATGCATACGTATGGCAGATGAATGTAGGTCGTATCAAGTTGTATCTCCTGGATACAGATAATGATATGAACTCAGAGTTCGACCGTCCTATCACTCACTCTCTCTACGGTGGTGACTGGGAGAACCGTTTGAAGCAGGAGATTCTGCTCGGTATCGGTGGTATGCTCGCATTGAAGAAGATGGGTATCAAGAAGGATATCTATCACTGCAACGAGGGTCATGCTGCTCTCTGCAACTTGCAGCGTCTCTGCGACTATATCGAGGAGGATGGCTTGAACTTCAACCAGGCTCTCGAGTTGGTTCGCGCTTCTTCTCTCTATACTGTTCACACTCCTGTGCCAGCTGGTCATGACTACTTCGACGAGGCTCTCTTCGGCAAGTACATGGGTGGCTATCCACAGCGTCTTGGTATCTCTTGGGATGAGTTCATCGGTATGGGTCGTGAAAATGCAGATGATCACAACGAGCGTTTCTGCCTCTCTACATTCGCATGCAACACTTGCCAGGAGGTTAACGGTGTAAGTAAGCTTCACGGTTGGGTAAGCCAGCAAATGTTCGCTAATATCTGGAAGGGTTACTTCCCAGAGGAAAACCACGTAGGTTATGTAACCAATGGTGTTCACTTCCCAACTTGGACAGCAACAGAGTGGCGTAAGCTCTACGATACATATTTCGACAAGAACTTCATGAACGACCAGAGCAACGAGGAAATCTGGCATGCCATCTACAATGTTTCAGATGCAGAAATCTGGAATACCCGTATGGCATTGAAGAAGAAGCTCGTAGCTTATATCCGTGAGAAGTTCACCCAGACATGGTTGAAGAACCAGGGTGATCCTGCTCGTGTAGTATCTTTGCTCGAGCGTATCAACCCTAACGCTTTGATGATTGGTTTCTGCCGTCGTTTCGCTACATACAAGCGTGCTCACCTGCTCTTCACCGACTTGGAACGCTTGTCTAAGATCGTTAACGATCCTGAGCACCCAGTATTGTTCTTCTTCTCAGGTAAGGCTCACCCAGCTGATGGTGCAGGTCAGGGCTTGATCAAGAAGATTTTCGAAATCAGTCAGCGTCCTGAGTTCCTCGGCAAGATTATCTTCCTCGAGGACTACGACATGACTTTGGCTCGCTGTCTGGTTTCAGGTGTTGATATCTGGATGAATACTCCTACACGTCCATTGGAGGCTTCTGGTACATCTGGCGAGAAGGCTGAGATGAATGGTGTTGTCAATCTCTCTGTACTTGATGGTTGGTGGGTAGAAGGTTACCGCGAGGGTGCTGGTTGGGCTCTTCCTGAGAAGCGTACATATCAGAACCAGGGTTACCAGGATCAGCTTGATGCTGCTACTATCTACAACCTCTTGGAGAACGACATCATCCCTATGTATTACAACAAGAATAAGGAAGGCTTCAGTAAGGAGTGGATCCAGGTAGTAAAGAACTCTATTGCTACTATCGCTCCTCACTATACAATGAAGCGCCAGTTGGATGACTACTATGATAAGTTCTACAATAAGGAGGCTGCCCGCTTCAAGAAGTTGAGCGCTAACGACAATGCACTTGCTAAGGAGATTGCACTCTGGAAAGAGAGCGTTGCAGAGCGTTGGGATGGTATCCACGTTGTATCTAAGGACGACTGCATGCTGATGGCTGCTGAGACTGGTCAGAAGATCAAGGTTCAGTATGTTATCGATGAGCAGGGCTTGAACGATGCAGTAGGTTTGGAGCTTGTTGTATTGAAGGAGCAGCCAGAGGATGGCAAGCAGATTTATGCTGTTTATCCATTCAAGATGGTTGGTCACGAGGGTAACAACTTTACATTCGAGGCTGAGATTGAGCCAATCAATGCTGGTTCATTCAAGACAGGCGTACGTATGTATCCTAAGAATGATAAGTTGCCACACCGTCAGGACTTCTGCTACGTGAAGTGGTTGAACTAA
- a CDS encoding ribose-phosphate pyrophosphokinase — translation MSDKNSFLVFSGTNSRYLAEKICASLGCPLGNLVVTKFSDGEFGVSFEESIRGRDVFLVQSTFPNSDNLMELLLMIDAAKRASARNIIAVVPYFGWARQDRKDKPRVSIGAKLVADLLSVAGIDRLITMDLHADQIQGFFDVPVDHLYASGVILPYLQSLRLKDMVIASPDVGGSKRANTYAKYFGCPLVLCNKTRARANVVASMQIIGDVKDKNVVIIDDMVDTAGTITKAADIMKQAGAKTVRACASHCVMSGPASERVQDSALEEIVFTDSIPYTKRCAKVKQISIADMFAETIRRVEDNESISSQYLV, via the coding sequence ATGAGTGACAAAAACTCTTTTTTGGTATTCTCTGGTACTAACTCGAGATACCTTGCAGAAAAAATCTGCGCTAGTTTAGGTTGCCCACTGGGTAATTTGGTTGTAACCAAGTTCTCTGATGGTGAATTTGGCGTATCTTTCGAGGAGTCTATCCGCGGACGCGATGTTTTCCTCGTACAGAGCACATTCCCTAATTCAGACAACTTGATGGAGTTGCTCCTGATGATTGACGCAGCAAAGCGTGCTTCTGCCCGCAATATTATTGCTGTTGTTCCTTACTTCGGATGGGCCCGTCAGGATCGCAAGGACAAACCACGTGTCAGCATCGGCGCTAAACTGGTAGCCGACTTGCTCAGCGTTGCCGGTATCGACCGTCTCATCACCATGGATCTCCATGCCGACCAGATTCAGGGCTTCTTTGATGTTCCTGTAGATCACCTCTATGCATCTGGCGTTATTTTGCCATACCTGCAGAGCTTACGCCTCAAGGATATGGTCATTGCTTCTCCAGACGTTGGTGGTTCTAAGCGTGCCAACACTTATGCTAAGTACTTCGGCTGCCCTCTCGTGCTCTGCAACAAGACTCGTGCTCGCGCCAATGTAGTAGCAAGCATGCAGATTATCGGTGATGTAAAAGACAAGAATGTTGTCATCATTGATGATATGGTCGATACAGCCGGTACTATCACGAAGGCTGCCGACATCATGAAGCAGGCTGGTGCAAAGACTGTTCGTGCATGTGCATCTCACTGCGTGATGAGTGGTCCTGCATCTGAGCGTGTTCAGGATTCAGCTCTTGAGGAGATAGTATTCACTGATTCCATCCCTTACACCAAGCGTTGCGCAAAGGTTAAGCAGATTTCTATTGCAGATATGTTTGCAGAAACCATTCGCCGTGTTGAGGATAACGAGAGTATCTCTTCCCAGTATCTGGTATAA
- a CDS encoding thiamine phosphate synthase: MKLAIMTKSTFFVEEDKILSSLFDEGMDNLHLFKPGSSPMYAERLLTLLPEDYLRKITVHDHYYLKQEYDLAGIHIDDPLAPVPDGYKGKFSRTCTDLSMLKEMKKKSNYVFLKNIFDCIEFKDEKSSFNLLQLENAAKAGLIDKKVYALGGMSLENLKIAKELGFGGVVICGDLWNRFDIHNERDFKELILHFEKLRKAIS; encoded by the coding sequence ATGAAATTAGCGATAATGACCAAGTCCACATTCTTTGTGGAAGAAGATAAAATACTATCCTCGCTGTTCGACGAGGGCATGGACAACCTGCATCTTTTCAAGCCAGGTTCGTCACCAATGTATGCTGAGCGACTGCTCACGTTACTGCCTGAAGACTATCTTCGCAAGATTACTGTTCATGATCATTATTACCTCAAACAGGAGTATGATTTAGCAGGAATCCATATAGACGATCCGCTAGCACCGGTACCGGATGGATACAAAGGCAAGTTCAGTCGCACCTGCACAGATCTCTCGATGCTGAAAGAGATGAAGAAGAAATCAAACTATGTGTTTCTGAAAAACATCTTCGACTGTATTGAGTTTAAAGATGAAAAGTCTTCCTTCAATCTGCTGCAGCTTGAGAATGCAGCCAAGGCAGGACTCATAGACAAGAAGGTATACGCCTTGGGAGGCATGAGTCTGGAAAATCTCAAGATTGCCAAGGAACTCGGATTTGGAGGAGTAGTAATCTGTGGAGATCTCTGGAACCGTTTCGACATTCACAACGAGCGCGATTTCAAAGAGCTGATTCTTCACTTCGAGAAATTGAGAAAGGCTATCAGCTAA
- the nspC gene encoding carboxynorspermidine decarboxylase: MQVNLANFNEIHRPIYVLEEERLRHNLSLIKSVAERADMEIILAFKAYALWKTFPIFREYISSTTASSLSEAKLAYHEFGSKAHTFSPAYTDYEIDEIAQCSSHLTFNSLTQYERYHERARRANSDIRLGLRVNPEYSEVGTLLYNPCAPGTRFGVSADKLPQTLPSDIEGFHCHCHCESGADVFERTLAHIEEKFSPWFPQLKWINFGGGHLMTRKDYDVEHLINIIKGFHQRYPHLKIIMEPGSAFGWQTGPLVTQVVDVVEDKGIRTAIINASFTCHMPDCLEMPYMPAVRNAETLEVDDPTKAPEGAHIYRIGGNSCLSGDFMGFWKFDHELQIGENVIFEDMLHYTTVKTNTFNGITHPSIGIVHLDGKLETLRDFSYEDYRSRMD, translated from the coding sequence ATGCAAGTAAATTTAGCGAATTTTAATGAGATTCATCGACCAATTTACGTTTTAGAGGAAGAACGTTTGCGACACAATCTGTCGCTCATCAAGAGTGTGGCTGAGCGTGCCGATATGGAAATTATTCTAGCTTTTAAGGCTTATGCTCTTTGGAAGACATTTCCGATTTTCAGAGAGTATATTTCTTCGACCACGGCCAGCTCTCTTAGCGAGGCAAAGCTGGCGTATCATGAATTTGGCAGTAAGGCGCATACTTTTTCGCCGGCTTATACCGATTATGAGATTGATGAGATAGCTCAATGCTCAAGTCATCTTACTTTCAACTCGCTTACGCAATATGAGCGATATCATGAACGGGCTCGTAGGGCAAATTCTGACATCAGACTGGGATTGAGAGTAAATCCGGAATATTCTGAAGTCGGAACATTGCTGTATAATCCGTGTGCACCTGGAACCCGATTCGGTGTATCGGCAGATAAATTGCCTCAAACTTTGCCTTCAGATATAGAAGGATTCCATTGTCATTGTCACTGCGAGAGTGGGGCGGATGTCTTTGAACGTACGTTAGCTCATATCGAAGAGAAATTCTCTCCTTGGTTTCCGCAGCTGAAATGGATCAATTTCGGTGGAGGTCATCTGATGACCAGGAAGGATTATGATGTGGAACACCTTATTAATATAATAAAGGGATTTCATCAGCGTTATCCTCATCTTAAAATTATCATGGAACCTGGTAGTGCCTTTGGGTGGCAGACCGGGCCGCTTGTAACTCAAGTAGTAGATGTGGTTGAGGATAAAGGTATCAGGACAGCTATCATAAATGCCAGTTTTACCTGTCATATGCCCGACTGTCTGGAGATGCCGTATATGCCAGCTGTCAGAAATGCAGAAACCCTGGAGGTTGATGATCCGACGAAGGCTCCTGAGGGTGCACATATATATAGAATAGGTGGCAACAGTTGTCTGAGTGGAGATTTTATGGGTTTCTGGAAATTTGACCATGAATTGCAAATAGGCGAGAATGTTATTTTCGAAGATATGCTGCATTACACTACGGTAAAGACAAATACCTTTAATGGAATCACTCATCCATCAATAGGAATCGTACATTTAGATGGAAAATTGGAAACTCTAAGAGATTTCAGCTACGAAGATTATCGCAGTAGGATGGATTAG
- a CDS encoding 4'-phosphopantetheinyl transferase family protein: MAVVNIREVYPGVSLGLWQMDETVEQLFGQYPHLQAYRSQVEEKYKNDGRKLEFLAIRALMYEMLKTNGASKGLLSHAGDITHNEAGKPLFRGYHISVSHTKGYAALILSKNQEVAVDIEYFSDRVERIASKFLRKDEKAEDLDAKLVHWCAKETVFKLFSEENLMFEDMRVKPFDTMADWSCDVENLKSRKTAHVDFELTMEFVLTYAAL; this comes from the coding sequence ATGGCAGTTGTCAATATACGAGAAGTTTATCCGGGAGTGAGTCTTGGTTTATGGCAGATGGATGAAACTGTAGAACAGTTGTTCGGGCAGTATCCTCATCTGCAGGCTTACCGCTCTCAGGTGGAAGAGAAATATAAGAACGATGGCAGGAAACTGGAGTTTCTTGCCATTCGTGCATTAATGTATGAGATGCTCAAGACGAACGGGGCTTCCAAGGGCTTGCTTTCTCATGCGGGTGACATTACCCACAACGAGGCTGGAAAGCCATTGTTCCGTGGTTATCATATCAGCGTTTCGCATACCAAGGGTTATGCTGCGCTTATCCTTTCCAAAAATCAGGAAGTGGCGGTGGATATCGAATACTTCAGCGATAGGGTAGAGCGCATCGCATCCAAATTCCTGCGCAAGGATGAGAAGGCGGAAGATCTGGATGCCAAGCTGGTGCATTGGTGTGCCAAGGAAACGGTCTTTAAGTTATTCTCAGAGGAAAACCTGATGTTTGAGGATATGCGGGTGAAGCCGTTTGACACGATGGCAGACTGGTCGTGTGATGTGGAGAATCTCAAGAGCAGGAAGACGGCGCATGTAGATTTCGAATTAACCATGGAGTTTGTACTGACCTATGCTGCGTTGTAA
- a CDS encoding glycogen/starch synthase has product MEKKRLFPDYIFESSWEVCNKVGGIYTVLSTRVKTLTERLKDQLIFIGPDCWGDKVNPYFSQDDTLYAEWKTEALKEGLKVKVGRWNIPGEPVAVLVDFNPYYAVKDQIYGQLWQDYQVDSLHAYGDYDEASMFSYAAALVVESFYKHVVGKGKKVIYHGNEWMTGLGVLYVNKHLPEVATVFTTHATSIGRSIAGNNKPLYDYLFAYNGDQMAQELNMQSKHSIEKQTAKYVDCFTTVSDITANECKELLDKPVDFVLPNGFDNSFVPKASTFTKKRKEARKRLLDVANALMGTDLDDDTLIVSTSGRYEFRNKGIDVYIEAMNRLLRDNNLKKNVLAFIDVPGWVGDPRQDLLERLNSGKKFDTPLEVPEITHWLHNMSHDNVLGMLKYFNMHNNKEDKVKLIFLPCYLTGDDGIINKSYYDVVLGNDLCIYPSYYEPWGYTPLEAVAFKVPCITTDLAGFGLWANSEKGSYSEIEDGVKVIKRTDYNYSEVADAIKDTVAKYSGFTKTQVNKCRKNAEILSEKALWKHFIEYYYDAYDFALRKAEVRMKK; this is encoded by the coding sequence ATGGAAAAGAAAAGATTATTTCCAGATTACATATTTGAGTCTAGTTGGGAAGTGTGTAATAAAGTTGGTGGTATCTACACCGTTCTTTCAACTCGAGTTAAGACTCTTACGGAAAGATTAAAGGATCAGCTAATCTTCATTGGTCCTGATTGCTGGGGAGACAAGGTGAATCCTTATTTCTCTCAAGATGATACGCTTTATGCGGAGTGGAAAACAGAAGCTCTGAAAGAGGGCTTAAAGGTTAAAGTAGGTAGATGGAATATACCGGGAGAGCCAGTAGCTGTTTTGGTAGATTTCAATCCTTACTATGCTGTTAAAGACCAAATCTATGGACAACTATGGCAGGACTATCAGGTTGATAGTCTTCATGCTTATGGTGACTATGACGAAGCATCGATGTTCTCTTATGCTGCCGCTCTGGTAGTAGAGAGTTTCTACAAACATGTTGTTGGAAAAGGCAAGAAAGTTATCTATCATGGAAATGAATGGATGACAGGACTTGGTGTGCTCTATGTGAACAAGCATCTTCCTGAGGTGGCTACTGTGTTCACCACGCATGCTACAAGTATCGGTCGTAGTATTGCCGGTAATAATAAGCCTCTTTATGATTATCTTTTTGCCTATAATGGTGATCAGATGGCGCAGGAACTCAATATGCAAAGCAAGCATTCTATAGAAAAGCAGACTGCTAAGTATGTTGATTGTTTCACAACAGTGAGTGATATTACTGCCAACGAGTGCAAGGAATTGCTCGATAAACCGGTAGATTTCGTTTTGCCTAATGGATTTGACAATAGTTTTGTACCTAAAGCAAGTACCTTTACAAAGAAGCGTAAGGAGGCAAGAAAGCGTTTGCTCGATGTAGCCAATGCTTTGATGGGTACAGATTTGGATGATGATACGCTCATCGTTTCTACCAGCGGACGCTACGAGTTCCGCAACAAGGGTATCGATGTTTATATTGAGGCTATGAACCGCTTGCTTCGTGACAACAATTTGAAGAAGAATGTATTGGCATTCATTGACGTACCTGGTTGGGTAGGAGATCCACGTCAGGATCTGTTGGAGCGTCTGAATAGCGGTAAGAAGTTTGATACGCCATTGGAGGTTCCGGAGATTACCCATTGGTTGCATAATATGAGTCATGATAATGTATTGGGTATGCTGAAGTACTTCAACATGCATAATAATAAGGAAGACAAGGTGAAACTGATATTCTTACCTTGCTACTTGACAGGCGATGATGGCATTATCAACAAGAGCTATTATGATGTAGTGTTGGGTAATGACCTCTGTATCTATCCTTCTTATTATGAGCCATGGGGATATACTCCATTGGAGGCTGTTGCGTTCAAGGTGCCTTGTATCACCACCGATTTGGCTGGCTTCGGTCTTTGGGCTAACTCAGAGAAGGGAAGTTACAGTGAGATAGAGGATGGTGTGAAGGTTATCAAGCGTACCGACTATAATTATTCTGAGGTAGCTGATGCTATCAAGGATACCGTAGCTAAGTACTCGGGATTCACCAAGACACAGGTGAACAAGTGTCGTAAAAATGCTGAGATTCTTTCAGAAAAAGCATTGTGGAAACACTTTATCGAGTATTACTATGATGCTTATGACTTTGCCCTGCGCAAGGCTGAAGTTCGTATGAAGAAATAA